The following proteins are encoded in a genomic region of Xanthomonas cassavae CFBP 4642:
- a CDS encoding GAF domain-containing protein — translation MFTTSSLTGSKPEHYAQLTAQAQALVHGEPDRIANAANLAALIFNALPSLNWAGFYFYDGRELVVGPFQGLPACVRIPLDKGVCGAAASTRQSQRIADVDAFPGHIACDSASRSELVIPLIKGDALVGVLDLDSPELDRFDEDDQRGLEAIAQVFVDALA, via the coding sequence ATGTTCACCACTTCATCGCTGACCGGCAGCAAGCCGGAACACTATGCCCAGCTCACCGCCCAGGCCCAGGCCCTGGTGCACGGCGAGCCGGACCGGATCGCCAATGCCGCCAACCTGGCCGCGCTGATCTTCAACGCATTGCCGTCGCTCAACTGGGCCGGCTTTTACTTCTACGACGGCCGCGAGCTGGTGGTGGGGCCATTCCAGGGCCTGCCGGCGTGCGTGCGCATTCCGCTGGACAAGGGCGTCTGCGGGGCGGCCGCCAGCACCCGGCAAAGCCAGCGCATTGCCGATGTGGACGCCTTCCCCGGGCATATCGCCTGCGATTCGGCCTCGCGTTCGGAGCTGGTGATTCCGTTGATCAAGGGCGATGCGTTGGTCGGCGTGCTCGACCTGGACAGCCCGGAGCTGGACCGCTTTGATGAAGACGACCAGCGCGGCCTGGAAGCCATCGCGCAGGTCTTTGTGGACGCGCTGGCGTGA
- the bioD gene encoding dethiobiotin synthase, with the protein MQSQAFYVTGTDTGIGKTMGSTALLHALRARGHTAVGMKPVASGCENTPQGWRNDDALALQAASDPQPEYATLNPYALPAPLAPELAAADVGVTLSLEPIVHAFAQLRAQAQVVVVEGVGGWAAPLSAELDQADLVRALQVPVVLVVGVRLGCINHARLTAAAIAADGLACVGWIANEVDPQTERVEENIAMLGQRLAMPCWGRIPWRPGADAASQARGLQLPV; encoded by the coding sequence ATGCAGTCCCAGGCGTTCTACGTGACCGGCACTGATACCGGCATCGGCAAGACCATGGGCAGCACCGCCCTGCTGCATGCCCTGCGCGCACGCGGCCACACCGCGGTGGGAATGAAGCCGGTCGCCAGCGGCTGCGAAAATACGCCGCAGGGGTGGCGCAACGACGATGCGCTGGCATTGCAGGCCGCCAGCGATCCACAGCCGGAGTACGCCACGCTCAATCCCTATGCCTTGCCCGCGCCACTGGCGCCGGAACTGGCCGCTGCCGATGTGGGGGTGACGTTGTCGCTGGAGCCGATCGTCCATGCTTTCGCGCAGTTGCGCGCGCAGGCGCAGGTGGTGGTGGTCGAAGGCGTTGGTGGCTGGGCCGCGCCGCTGAGCGCCGAACTGGATCAGGCCGATCTGGTGCGCGCGCTGCAGGTGCCGGTGGTGCTGGTGGTGGGGGTGCGGCTGGGCTGCATCAACCATGCGCGCCTGACGGCCGCAGCCATCGCGGCCGACGGGCTGGCGTGCGTGGGCTGGATCGCCAACGAGGTGGATCCGCAGACGGAGCGGGTCGAAGAGAACATCGCCATGCTGGGCCAGCGGCTGGCGATGCCGTGCTGGGGACGAATCCCCTGGCGGCCGGGCGCCGATGCCGCCAGCCAGGCGCGCGGGCTGCAGCTGCCGGTCTAG
- a CDS encoding phosphoglycolate phosphatase — translation MFAYPLVIFDLDGTLVDSAPNIAEALNATLQELGLPQFSESTIRSWIGEGVQVLLATALREAGGTHDAETEMPVMMRHYAASLLHAPQRYPGVAEALHGLRDAGATLALCTNKPSRFIAPLLEHLGIAALFSAVLGGDSLPQRKPDPAPLLHLARQFQLAPQHCLMVGDSGTDAAAANAAGMPLAMVRYGYLRGFDPQTSGAVVLVDDMRELLALHTAG, via the coding sequence ATGTTTGCGTATCCGCTGGTGATTTTCGATCTGGACGGCACCCTGGTGGACAGTGCGCCCAACATCGCCGAGGCGCTCAACGCCACCTTGCAGGAGCTGGGCTTGCCGCAGTTCAGCGAATCCACCATCCGCAGCTGGATCGGTGAGGGTGTGCAGGTGCTGCTCGCCACCGCACTGCGCGAAGCCGGCGGCACCCATGATGCCGAGACGGAAATGCCGGTGATGATGCGGCACTATGCCGCCAGCCTGCTGCACGCCCCGCAGCGGTATCCCGGTGTTGCCGAGGCATTGCACGGCCTGCGTGACGCCGGTGCAACATTGGCGCTGTGTACCAACAAGCCCTCGCGCTTCATCGCTCCCTTGCTGGAACACCTGGGTATCGCCGCGCTGTTCAGTGCGGTGCTCGGCGGCGATTCCTTGCCGCAACGCAAGCCCGACCCGGCGCCGTTGCTGCACCTGGCCAGGCAGTTCCAGCTCGCCCCGCAGCACTGCCTGATGGTTGGCGATTCGGGCACCGACGCGGCGGCGGCAAACGCGGCCGGCATGCCGCTGGCGATGGTGCGTTACGGCTATCTGCGCGGCTTCGATCCGCAAACGTCCGGTGCGGTTGTCCTGGTCGACGATATGCGCGAATTGCTTGCGTTACACACCGCAGGCTGA
- a CDS encoding tannase/feruloyl esterase family alpha/beta hydrolase, with amino-acid sequence MCRLPKHDRGLPAALTLAAFVTAMALGLQGCARPPAPSLSDAPAARSAAPRAASAAPDVVSAKAACADLASVDLVTIGGAGSHITAAVETTNRAGTAVCAVEGVLAPAITFAVQLPTKSWSQRYLQVGCGGLCGSIGGNVGAADGCAPLNSGGFVLAATDMGHQDQDGSFGQDPVKRADFAYRAQHLTAVAAKALIRAFYGQPQKYAYFTGCSDGGREALIEAQRYPDDFDGIIAGAGALNFMAQNAVFHAWQARANTGADGKPILLADRLPILHKAVLAACDKLDGLADGLIGNPLACHFDPAAVRCPAGATDTAACLTAAETEVARKFYDGPHDAVTGKALTVGGPQPGSELAWAGVYVPQSASDMIFSEKVSLPVLRHMAFETAPPARFSLADMRFDLATFDRLRPRHRLFDATNPDLSAFANRGGKLIVWHGWSDPHISPLNSIAYYTAVRRFMGAGRTDAFARLYVLPGMYHCANGEGPHLIDLLTPMLAWVEGGKAPDSIQARQPAQAAASDFGAPRGTGGRPGGMGQRPAAVPGAQAAALGPTRSPAAAVERSRPVYPWPYVAVWDGQGDATLATSYRRGPASDFSMPDWYGADFFAPYEPAAH; translated from the coding sequence ATGTGCCGTCTTCCGAAACACGACCGTGGTTTGCCCGCTGCGTTGACGCTGGCTGCATTCGTCACTGCCATGGCATTGGGACTGCAGGGCTGCGCCCGTCCGCCAGCCCCTTCCCTGTCCGATGCACCCGCCGCCCGTTCCGCCGCGCCCCGAGCAGCGTCCGCCGCGCCAGATGTGGTCTCGGCCAAGGCTGCCTGCGCCGATCTTGCCAGCGTCGACCTGGTGACCATCGGCGGTGCGGGCAGCCACATCACCGCCGCCGTCGAAACCACCAATCGGGCTGGCACGGCCGTCTGTGCGGTCGAAGGCGTGCTCGCCCCCGCGATTACCTTCGCCGTGCAGTTGCCAACTAAAAGCTGGTCTCAGCGCTACCTACAGGTCGGTTGCGGCGGTCTGTGCGGCAGCATCGGTGGTAACGTCGGTGCTGCCGATGGCTGTGCGCCGTTGAACAGCGGTGGCTTCGTACTGGCCGCCACCGACATGGGTCACCAGGACCAGGACGGGTCTTTTGGCCAGGATCCGGTCAAGCGCGCCGACTTCGCCTATCGCGCCCAACACCTGACCGCGGTCGCGGCCAAGGCGCTGATCCGAGCGTTCTATGGCCAGCCACAAAAGTACGCCTATTTCACCGGCTGCTCGGACGGCGGACGCGAGGCACTGATCGAGGCACAGCGCTACCCAGACGACTTCGACGGCATCATCGCCGGCGCCGGCGCGCTGAATTTCATGGCGCAAAATGCCGTCTTCCACGCCTGGCAAGCCCGCGCCAACACCGGCGCCGATGGCAAGCCGATCCTGCTGGCGGACCGCCTGCCGATTCTGCACAAGGCCGTGCTCGCCGCTTGCGACAAACTCGATGGGCTGGCGGACGGGTTGATCGGCAATCCGCTGGCATGCCACTTCGACCCCGCGGCGGTACGGTGCCCGGCCGGTGCCACGGATACCGCGGCCTGCCTGACAGCGGCCGAGACAGAAGTGGCCCGCAAGTTTTACGACGGCCCGCACGATGCCGTCACCGGCAAGGCGCTGACGGTTGGCGGGCCACAGCCCGGTTCGGAACTCGCCTGGGCAGGTGTCTACGTCCCGCAGTCGGCCAGTGACATGATTTTCAGCGAGAAAGTCAGCCTGCCAGTGCTGCGCCATATGGCCTTTGAGACAGCGCCACCAGCACGCTTCAGTTTGGCCGACATGCGCTTTGATTTGGCCACCTTCGACCGGCTGCGGCCGCGTCATCGACTGTTCGACGCCACCAATCCCGATCTATCGGCTTTCGCCAACAGAGGCGGCAAGCTGATCGTCTGGCACGGCTGGTCGGATCCGCATATCTCGCCACTCAACAGCATCGCCTATTACACGGCCGTGCGGCGATTCATGGGCGCAGGACGCACCGACGCCTTCGCGCGTCTGTACGTCCTGCCTGGCATGTACCACTGCGCCAACGGCGAAGGGCCACACCTGATCGACTTGCTCACGCCGATGCTGGCCTGGGTCGAGGGGGGAAAGGCGCCGGATTCGATCCAGGCACGCCAGCCGGCGCAGGCCGCCGCAAGCGATTTTGGCGCGCCGCGCGGCACCGGCGGCCGCCCTGGCGGCATGGGCCAGCGTCCGGCTGCAGTGCCTGGTGCACAGGCTGCCGCGCTCGGGCCCACACGCTCCCCAGCGGCCGCGGTGGAGCGCAGTCGCCCGGTCTATCCATGGCCCTATGTCGCGGTCTGGGACGGGCAAGGCGATGCCACGCTTGCCACCAGCTACCGGCGCGGCCCGGCCAGCGATTTCAGCATGCCTGACTGGTACGGCGCCGATTTCTTCGCCCCCTACGAGCCCGCGGCGCACTAG
- the yghX gene encoding YghX family hydrolase produces MNRLTAKDFHPELLELYDGYVHGRLRRRDFLDRAAKFAVGGLTAAAMLASLSPDYALAQQIAFTDPDIHAEYTRYRSPNGHGEVRGYLVRPAKATGRVPGIVVVHENRGLNPYIEDVARRVAKAGFVALAPDGLSSVGGYPGNDDEGRRLQQQVDPQKLMNDFFAAVEYLKASELTTDKIGITGFCYGGGVSNAAAVVYPELAAAVPFYGRQAKPEDVPRIQAPLLLHFAATDPNVNATWPAYEAALKAAGKTYEAYVYPGTNHGFHNDSTPRYDEAAATLAWDRTLAWFRRHLT; encoded by the coding sequence ATGAATCGACTTACCGCCAAGGATTTCCACCCCGAACTGCTGGAACTGTACGACGGCTACGTGCATGGGCGCCTGCGCCGCCGCGACTTTCTCGACCGCGCGGCGAAGTTCGCCGTCGGCGGTCTCACCGCCGCCGCGATGCTGGCCTCGCTGAGCCCGGACTACGCGCTGGCGCAGCAGATCGCCTTCACTGATCCGGACATCCATGCCGAGTACACCCGCTATCGCTCGCCGAACGGCCACGGAGAGGTACGCGGCTATCTGGTGCGGCCGGCCAAAGCGACCGGTAGGGTGCCCGGCATCGTCGTGGTGCACGAAAATCGCGGTCTGAATCCCTACATCGAAGACGTGGCGCGGCGTGTGGCCAAGGCGGGCTTCGTCGCGCTGGCGCCGGACGGCCTGAGTTCGGTTGGCGGCTATCCCGGCAACGACGACGAAGGCCGGCGACTGCAGCAGCAGGTCGATCCGCAAAAGCTGATGAACGACTTCTTCGCCGCCGTCGAGTACCTGAAGGCCAGCGAGCTGACCACCGACAAGATCGGGATCACCGGCTTCTGCTACGGTGGTGGTGTCTCCAACGCGGCGGCCGTGGTCTACCCGGAGCTGGCCGCAGCCGTACCGTTCTACGGCCGCCAGGCCAAGCCGGAGGACGTGCCGCGCATCCAGGCGCCGCTGTTGCTGCATTTTGCCGCGACCGACCCAAACGTCAACGCCACCTGGCCGGCCTACGAGGCGGCCCTGAAAGCAGCCGGCAAGACCTACGAAGCCTATGTCTATCCGGGTACCAACCACGGATTCCACAACGATTCCACGCCACGCTACGACGAGGCGGCGGCCACGCTGGCGTGGGATCGCACCCTGGCCTGGTTCCGGCGCCATCTGACTTGA
- a CDS encoding TfoX/Sxy family protein, with protein sequence MTTERLRNIGPKSAAWLRQVGLRTQQDLQAVGAVGAFVKVRRAGFKPSLNLLYSLEGALADCHWQDVPEARRHVLLAEYEAASALLPVRGRAVSGPVETVHYARADSDQAHADAGDAPDDDVRMDATHDE encoded by the coding sequence GTGACCACCGAGCGTCTGCGCAACATCGGCCCCAAGAGCGCAGCGTGGCTGCGCCAGGTCGGCTTGCGCACGCAACAGGATCTGCAGGCGGTCGGTGCGGTGGGCGCCTTCGTCAAGGTGCGCCGCGCCGGGTTCAAGCCCAGCCTCAACCTGCTGTATTCGCTGGAAGGCGCACTGGCCGACTGCCATTGGCAGGACGTGCCGGAAGCACGCCGGCATGTCTTGCTGGCCGAATACGAAGCGGCCAGCGCACTGCTGCCGGTCCGCGGCCGCGCAGTTTCCGGGCCGGTGGAAACCGTGCATTACGCGCGTGCCGACAGCGACCAGGCGCATGCCGATGCCGGTGACGCGCCCGATGACGATGTGCGCATGGACGCGACGCACGACGAGTGA
- a CDS encoding LysR family transcriptional regulator, which produces MKAIKSLDLNLLKALVALLDERSVTRAASRLGVTQPAMSGMLTRLRETFGDPLFVRAQRGIVPTPRALELAAPVRQVMSEVGALLQPSIFDPSTARQTFTVAATDYALRAIAVRLLSALKQHAPHMRMALMPVEDGRMPMQFERGEIDVALVTPDGAPPDLHFRNLFVERYVCVLRNDHPALRERKRLTLDQFCALDHALVSYSGDSFRGVSDDALEALGRQRTVSLSVKSFLILPEILRASDMVALLPSRLVQDMHGLTVFDPPFDVPGFTKIAVWHERTHLDPAQRWLRELLFTVCA; this is translated from the coding sequence ATGAAAGCTATCAAGTCCCTGGATTTGAATCTGTTGAAAGCTCTCGTCGCCTTGCTGGACGAGCGCAGTGTGACGCGTGCGGCTAGCCGGCTGGGGGTGACGCAGCCGGCGATGAGCGGCATGTTGACACGCCTGCGTGAGACCTTCGGCGATCCGCTGTTCGTGCGGGCGCAGCGTGGCATCGTGCCGACGCCGCGGGCATTGGAGCTGGCCGCCCCGGTGCGTCAGGTGATGAGCGAGGTTGGCGCCCTGCTGCAACCTTCGATCTTCGATCCGTCAACGGCACGGCAGACCTTCACCGTCGCCGCCACTGACTATGCATTGCGGGCGATCGCAGTGCGCTTGCTGTCGGCTTTGAAACAACATGCTCCGCATATGCGAATGGCGCTAATGCCGGTGGAGGATGGGCGGATGCCGATGCAGTTCGAACGGGGCGAGATCGACGTGGCGCTGGTAACGCCGGATGGCGCTCCGCCGGATCTGCATTTCCGCAATCTGTTCGTCGAGCGATATGTGTGCGTGCTGCGCAACGATCATCCGGCGCTTCGCGAGCGCAAGCGCCTCACGCTCGACCAGTTCTGTGCCCTGGATCATGCGCTGGTGTCGTATTCGGGGGATAGCTTCCGGGGCGTGTCGGACGATGCTCTGGAAGCGCTCGGCAGGCAACGGACGGTCAGTTTGTCGGTCAAGAGTTTTCTGATCCTTCCCGAGATTCTGCGTGCCAGTGACATGGTTGCACTCTTGCCAAGTCGCCTGGTCCAGGACATGCATGGATTGACCGTGTTCGACCCGCCGTTCGATGTGCCCGGCTTCACCAAGATTGCGGTGTGGCATGAGCGCACTCATCTGGATCCAGCCCAGCGCTGGTTACGCGAATTGCTCTTTACTGTCTGCGCGTGA
- a CDS encoding SRPBCC domain-containing protein has translation MTMNAIIWPEGYVPGFTENFASNEVIVAGLSAAEVWPLLAEPAKWPTYYANSAKVRFHDGRGPLLAEGDRFSFKTFGFPVEARCNEYVPPAAGQPGRVAWHGWAGEVGADDRLDVHHAWLVEDLDGGRVRILTQETQKGRPAVELHVAKPNPMINGHQDWLDGLVHAARNTKTR, from the coding sequence ATGACCATGAACGCCATCATCTGGCCCGAAGGCTACGTCCCGGGCTTCACTGAGAACTTCGCCTCCAACGAGGTCATCGTCGCCGGTCTGAGTGCCGCCGAGGTGTGGCCGCTGCTGGCAGAACCGGCCAAGTGGCCGACCTATTACGCCAACTCGGCGAAGGTGCGCTTCCACGACGGCAGGGGGCCGCTGCTGGCCGAGGGCGACCGCTTCTCCTTCAAGACCTTCGGCTTCCCGGTCGAGGCGCGGTGCAACGAATACGTGCCGCCAGCGGCCGGCCAACCTGGTCGCGTGGCCTGGCACGGCTGGGCCGGCGAAGTGGGTGCCGATGACCGCCTGGACGTGCATCACGCCTGGCTGGTCGAGGACCTCGACGGTGGCCGCGTGCGCATCCTCACCCAGGAGACCCAGAAAGGCAGACCGGCCGTCGAACTGCACGTTGCCAAACCCAACCCGATGATCAATGGGCATCAGGACTGGCTGGATGGCCTGGTCCACGCGGCGCGCAACACCAAGACTCGGTAA